Genomic segment of Candidatus Binatia bacterium:
AGTGGACGCCCGTCGTGCCCAGCGATTCGTTCGTCTCGGCTCCGGTCACGGTGCACGCCACGGTGGAAACGTTCCACGGAGATACGGGCGGTGATTTCCCGGCAACGCACGTCACCAGCGACGCCGTTTTCGAAGTCGAAGTCGATCCTGCCGACGTGGACCTGGCGGGGACCTACAACGATGCCGGACACATGGGCATCGAGTGGGAGCACGGCTCGCTGCCCGCGTTCGCGTGGCCCGGCGAAGGAGATCGCATCGTCGCGCTCGGGCGCTGGATCTTCGACTGTGGTCATGCGACGTCGACTCCCGGCAACTGCTCGACCACTGTCGCACACCAGTGCATCCTCGACACGGACTGCCCGATGGGCGAAACCTGCGTCGGCGAGCACGTCGGCTACGAGTCCGAGATGCATCCACCGCAGGCCCTGGCCACGATCCGCGCCGGCGGTGGCGGACTGATCTCGACAAAAGACGGTGCCGCGCCCGTTCTGGCCACTCGCGCAGACATCTTCGTCAGCGGAAATGGCGGTGGCGCGGGCGACCGCTGCATCGTGACGCACCGTCCGAGCCCGCTCGAGTTGCTCAGCGTCTCCTGTTTTCCGCTTTCGAAGCCGGTAGCGGCGCTCAATTCGCAGGATTTCACCTTCGACCTTCCGTTGCCCCCGCAGCCGGTGGGCGCCAGGCGCGTGCGTCATCTGCTCGTCAAGTATCCCAACGCAGATGGCACGAAGTCTCCAAAGGTGAAGGTGCGGCCCTTCCTTACGGACCCGATCCCGCATCTGCAGGTGACCGTCCGCATGACGGCCGGGTCCGCGCCGACCGGCTTCTCCGGAACGCTCTTCGCAGGCTGGGTGGGCGACGCGACACCGCTCTCGCACGTGCGCGTGACGCTGCAGCAGGTCGAGGTGAAGCACCCGCTAAAACCCGCCGTGCCGATCTCACCGAAGACCTGCTCGTCGACGGGCGCATCGTGCACTGCCGACTCCGACTGCACCGACCCTTCGTATCCGGTCTGTACCTTCCTCAGCGGCACGTCGAAAGTCTGCCAGCGAGCTTGCGGCGCCGACACCGATTGCAAGCCGCCGACGTGTCCCGCTTGCTCGAGCAGCGACACCTGCCTCGGCCTCGGGCCGATCACTCCGTGGGCGCTGCAGGTCGGAGTCAACGGCCAGTGGCAGAAGCTGACGGGGCTCGACAGCGTCACGCAGCCGACCATTGCTGGCGGATCGTTCTCGATCCCTCAGGCGCAAGTGTACGACCAGTTCCTGCCGTCCGACGGATCGCTGCGCATCCAGGCACACGGAGTGAGCAAGGAGTGCGTCGATGCGATGCTCGGCAAGGCGATCGCCACCGACCTGGTCGAGCAGGGGCTGACGAAGGGGCTCGACTGCCTCACGTCGCGCGGCCACACGTCCTTCGGCGGCTCGCAGAGCCATAGCCCTGGGCGCATCGACCAGACGTATGCCGGTCCCAATTTCGGCGCCGGGATGGCGGGCACCGACTACGTCGTGCCGAGCGTCGGCGGCGATGCGGGACACTGCTCGGTCAGCACGAGCACGCTGTGCGTGTTCGACGAAGACTGTCCCGGCGGTGAGACGTGCACGATCGTCGGCGCCGCGTTCGACCTGCACTATCATATCGAAGTCGTGCCTTGAGCGACGGCTGGCGGGCGCCGCAGGTTGCGGCGTCCGCCACCGCGCTCGGCCAAGCGTGAGCGCTGAGGTATACGTGTCGTATGTCCTCTGTCGGCCGCGCACTGCGGGAAAATTTCGTCCTCGTCGTCGGGCTCGTGCTCCCCGTGTTGCTGATGGTCGGGTTCCTGGCGGCCAGCAGCCTGACCCAGGGCCTGGTCGTCCCACCGAAGTATGATCTGGTCTTCGCGGTCCAGGACTATGCGCCGGCGGCGCAGAATCTGCCGATCGGGCTACGGCTCGTGGTCAAGGACCATGTGCTGGTGGCGCAATACGCGAAGCTGACGACGCAGAGGTCGGCCTTCACGTACGGAGCGTGGAAGAAACTCTACATCTACGAAGCGTCGCTGCACAAGGTTCGCGAGCTGGCGCTCGGCATTCCGGCGGATGCAGAAACGATCGACGGGACCCGCGAAGAGGTCGTCGAAGCGACCAGGGATCTGCGACTGGACACGACGATTCAATCGCCCGACGGCTACGAGATCTCCTCCAGCGACACTTCGCACGGCGGGCTGATCACCTCGCTCTTCTGGGATTCCTACAATCGCAGTCGCGTGCGGCTTCGTAGTGGCAGCTCGAGCGTGCCCCTGGAGCTCGGCGACGGACACTCCGCGAGTTATCCGGGAAACGTCGAATTCGTCGGATGGGTGGTCCCGGACGCGAAGGCCAATTCCTGAGATGGGCGCGAAAGACGACGCGCTGGTCGAAGTGGTCGAGCTGATGCGCAGCCACGGGCTCGGCATCGACGAGGTCGCGTCGGCGCTGGCGGGAGAGCGGGAGTTCGAAGCATCGCGCTCCGGCAGCGTGCTGTCGCGGGTCTTCGCTTATCTCGGAGGGATCCTCATTTTCGCCGGCCTGGCGATCTACATCGGCATGAAATGGGACGTGGTGGGCCCTCTCGGCCGCGTCCTGATGACGCTCGGTCCGGGCGCCTGCCTGTTTGTCGCCGCGCTGGTCGCAACGACGGACGCGCGCTTGGAAGGTGCCGCGACGCCTCTCTTCCTCGTCGCCGCACTGCTCGAACCGACCGGTCTGGTGGTGATCCTGCGCGAGTTTGCCAGCGGCGCGGATCCGGAGCGCGGCATGCTGCTGATCAACACCGTGATGACGATCCAGCAGGGTTGCACCTTCCTGGCGCGCCGCAGGACGGTGCTCGCGCTGACGACTGCGATCTTCGCGTCGGGACTCTTCTGGAACAGCCTCGACCTGCTCGACGTCAGCAAGGACCTGATCGGCACTGCGCTCGGCATCTCGCTGATGTGCGTGGCGTGGAGCCTCGACCGATCCACGCACCGGGCGATTGCGGGCCTCGTCTACTTCTTCGGATCGGCGACGTTCCTCGGCGCGACCTGGGACTGGCTGAACGACACACCGCTGGAGCCGCTGTTCATCGCGATTTCCAGCGGCATCGTCGTGCTCGCCACCATGGCACACAGCCGAAGCCTGCTGGTGGTCGGGACGATCGCCTTGATCGGCTACCTCGGGGACTACATCTACGAGAACTTCGCGAACAGCGTGAGCGCACCGCTTCTTCTGATCGCATTCGGGTTTGTGTTGATCGGGCTGGGCGCAGCAGCGATCCGCCTCAACAGGAAGTTCATCGCACCCGCCGCTACCTGACGAACGTCACGAGGGAGTCAGGGAAAATGCGCGCTGAAGGTGGCACTCCGGAAAACTGATCGGGCCGCCTCACGTCGGCGGCGCATTCGACTTGCACGGGCACGTTGCGGCGACCGCTTGCCATCCTCGCCTGTCAGCTCTCGGCCGCCTGGCGGCGCGTATTCTTCTCTATCGCGAAGAGCACGCCGATAACCTCGCCGCACGCGATCGTGAGCAATCCGGTCAACAGGGCCGCGACGCTTTCGGTGAGCCGGATCGAGTCTTCCGGCGAGATCGCATGCAACTGCTGCATCGCCTGGTACGACTCGTGAGCGAAGTACGCTCCACCGACGACCAGGATTGCACCGAACAGACGCAGCACTGCCGAAATGAAGGAAAGTAGCGGGAATCTCGCGTTCAAGGCGCTTCTCCTCGCGATTTCTGTTCGGACCGGATTACGCCGTGACTTGCGCGGGACCGGTGCAGAGATCGCCCCAACTGCCGATTCGTTGCCGAATACACGGGGACGCTAACCCGATGCGGACCGTGACGCTACCGGTGAACGTGTCGCCTGTCACAGGCGAGTCCAGGAAACCGTCGCGGGATTTCCCCCAGCGCAGCCTTTATTCGACCACGATCACCTTACGTTTTCGTGCGTCGATGGTTTCCCGGGAATGGCCGTCACCTCGCCGAGCTCGACGGCGGCAACAGCGGCTCCAGAACCTTGAACACCCGTGACCGGACGTACTGGGAGATATCGACGAGGACTTCGTAGATCGGGTCGCCTGCGGGCGGGCTCGGCGGATTGGCGAGCGCGACATCGAGAGAGCTCGTGACCTTCCTGATCACGTCGTCCTCCGTGCCCTCGGGAAGAAGCGGAAGCCGCGCGATCGGCGCGCGGCCCTTTGGCGGAATTCCGGTACGAAACCAGCCGCCGGCCGGATCGAAATCGGCGGGCACGATCGCCTCGAGACTCCACCGGCCGACGACGCTGCCGACGACCGGCAGCGTCTCGCGCTGATCGGCAACAGCAAGCTCGTGAAGCTGCCAGAGCAGGTCCCACTCCGGATTCTTGTCGGGCCTCGTGTAGCAGGGCTGCAGGCGATGGATGATCTCGCCGGCCTCCGAGCCCACCAGGCCGAGCACGTCGGCCGCTCCCTCGCGAAATTCTCCTTCGCTTCGATGGATCGGGAACTTCGCGATTTCTTCCTGCTTCTTGGTCAGACGTCCGCTGAATGCCGCGGCCAGCTCGAAGAAGAGATGGTCCAGGCTGGCGCGAAGGTTCTGCACCACGTCCCCGATGACCGGCGACAGCGCCGCGGCAGGGATCGGGTCGTTCTGGAAATAGAAGATCTGGTAGCCCGGGTCTTCCG
This window contains:
- a CDS encoding DUF2157 domain-containing protein, which gives rise to MGAKDDALVEVVELMRSHGLGIDEVASALAGEREFEASRSGSVLSRVFAYLGGILIFAGLAIYIGMKWDVVGPLGRVLMTLGPGACLFVAALVATTDARLEGAATPLFLVAALLEPTGLVVILREFASGADPERGMLLINTVMTIQQGCTFLARRRTVLALTTAIFASGLFWNSLDLLDVSKDLIGTALGISLMCVAWSLDRSTHRAIAGLVYFFGSATFLGATWDWLNDTPLEPLFIAISSGIVVLATMAHSRSLLVVGTIALIGYLGDYIYENFANSVSAPLLLIAFGFVLIGLGAAAIRLNRKFIAPAAT